In the genome of Hymenobacter cellulosivorans, one region contains:
- a CDS encoding bifunctional aldolase/short-chain dehydrogenase, with translation MEKTLTFQHVSYLWDEAKALELSNDEVALFLYRSNLLGADLRLTNYAGGNTSCKLTETDPVTGQPVEVMWVKGSGGDIGTLTKAGCANLYVEKLHALKNRYRGLQFEDEMVALFEYCLFDPKCATPSIDTPLHGLLPFKHIDHLHPDALIAIAASKDGEQIMRDIWGDTMGWLPWQKPGFDLGLQLEKIVAENPNLRGVILGGHGLFTWGNTSYESYINTLEVIEMAATYLEANYGKHKPVFGGVKLENGPDAETRKQQAAEVMPILRGLASGQRRMVGHYTDDARVLEFVNSHDLARLAQKGTSCPDHFLRTKIRPLVLDEATMRQPLSAVKEYLQEQFAAYRQDYAAYYERSKHSNSPAMRDPNPVVILWPGVGMFSFAKDKQTARVAAEFYTNAINVMKGAEAVSEYTGLAEQEAFNIEYWLLEEAKLQRMPKPKSLSGQVAYVTGGTGGIGLAICELLLQNGAVVVATDRDRLDETQTNLRKRYGQDNALTAPIDVTNAQAIADSFRATVLQFGGVDIVVNCAGLSISKPLAETTQADWDILNDVLVKGQFLVTQQAVEILRKQNLGGDVVNIASKNGLVAGPNNVAYGTAKAAQLHMSRLLAAELGADKIRVNTVNPDAVLRGSKIWESGWAEGRAKAYGVSVEELPAHYAKRTLLGEEVLAEDIAKAVLVFVDGSLSKSTGNVLNVDGGVAMAFVR, from the coding sequence ATGGAAAAAACGCTGACCTTTCAACACGTTAGTTATCTCTGGGACGAAGCCAAGGCGCTAGAGTTAAGCAACGACGAAGTTGCCCTGTTTCTATACCGCTCCAACCTGCTCGGCGCCGATTTGCGCCTGACCAACTACGCCGGCGGCAATACCAGCTGCAAGCTCACCGAAACCGACCCCGTCACGGGCCAGCCGGTGGAAGTTATGTGGGTGAAAGGCTCGGGCGGCGACATTGGCACGCTCACCAAGGCCGGCTGCGCCAACTTATATGTAGAAAAGCTGCACGCGCTAAAAAACCGATACCGCGGCCTGCAATTTGAGGATGAAATGGTGGCCCTGTTTGAGTACTGCCTCTTCGACCCCAAGTGCGCCACGCCGAGTATTGATACGCCCCTGCACGGCCTGCTGCCCTTCAAGCACATCGACCACCTCCACCCCGATGCCCTGATTGCCATTGCCGCCAGCAAGGACGGCGAGCAAATCATGCGCGACATTTGGGGCGATACCATGGGCTGGCTGCCCTGGCAGAAACCGGGCTTCGACCTGGGCTTGCAGCTGGAAAAAATCGTGGCTGAGAATCCGAATCTGCGTGGCGTTATCCTGGGCGGACACGGCCTCTTTACCTGGGGCAATACGAGCTACGAGTCGTATATCAACACGCTGGAAGTCATTGAAATGGCGGCCACGTACCTGGAGGCCAACTACGGCAAGCACAAGCCGGTTTTCGGCGGGGTGAAGCTGGAAAACGGTCCCGACGCCGAAACCCGTAAGCAGCAGGCGGCCGAGGTAATGCCCATCCTGCGCGGTTTGGCCTCCGGGCAGCGCCGCATGGTGGGCCACTACACCGACGACGCCCGGGTGCTGGAGTTTGTTAATTCCCACGACCTGGCCCGCCTGGCCCAGAAAGGCACCTCCTGCCCCGACCATTTCCTGCGCACCAAGATCCGCCCGCTGGTGCTCGACGAGGCCACCATGCGCCAGCCGCTTTCGGCCGTGAAAGAGTACCTGCAGGAACAGTTTGCCGCTTACCGCCAGGACTATGCCGCCTATTACGAGCGCAGCAAGCACAGTAATTCGCCCGCCATGCGCGACCCCAACCCGGTGGTGATTCTGTGGCCCGGGGTGGGCATGTTCTCCTTCGCCAAAGACAAGCAGACCGCGCGCGTGGCCGCCGAGTTCTACACCAACGCCATCAACGTCATGAAGGGCGCTGAGGCCGTGTCGGAATACACCGGCCTGGCCGAGCAGGAAGCTTTCAACATCGAGTACTGGCTGCTCGAGGAAGCCAAGCTCCAGCGCATGCCCAAGCCCAAAAGCCTGTCGGGCCAGGTGGCCTACGTCACGGGCGGCACGGGCGGCATCGGGCTGGCCATCTGCGAATTGCTGCTGCAAAACGGCGCTGTGGTAGTGGCCACCGACCGGGACCGGCTCGACGAAACCCAGACTAACCTGCGCAAGCGCTACGGCCAAGACAACGCCCTGACGGCTCCCATCGACGTGACCAATGCCCAGGCCATTGCCGACTCGTTCCGGGCCACGGTGCTGCAGTTTGGCGGCGTCGACATTGTGGTCAACTGCGCGGGCCTCTCCATCAGCAAGCCCCTGGCCGAAACCACCCAGGCCGACTGGGACATCCTCAACGATGTGCTGGTGAAAGGCCAGTTTCTGGTAACCCAGCAGGCCGTGGAGATTCTGCGCAAGCAGAACCTGGGTGGCGACGTGGTCAACATTGCCAGCAAAAACGGCCTGGTGGCCGGCCCCAACAACGTGGCCTACGGCACAGCCAAAGCCGCTCAGCTGCACATGTCGCGCCTGTTGGCCGCCGAGCTGGGCGCCGACAAAATCCGCGTCAACACCGTGAACCCCGACGCCGTGCTGCGCGGCTCCAAGATCTGGGAAAGCGGCTGGGCCGAAGGGCGGGCCAAGGCCTACGGCGTGAGCGTGGAAGAGCTGCCGGCTCACTACGCCAAGCGCACCCTGCTGGGCGAGGAAGTGTTGGCCGAAGACATTGCCAAGGCGGTGCTGGTCTTCGTGGACGGCTCTTTGAGCAAGAGCACCGGTAATGTGCTTAACGTGGACGGCGGCGTGGCTATGGCCTTCGTGCGCTAA